Within the Erigeron canadensis isolate Cc75 chromosome 6, C_canadensis_v1, whole genome shotgun sequence genome, the region taatttgagaagaaaaaaacttaacataattttaaaactatactgatttggtaaatatttttgaaagtatactagtttggtaaataaaattttccatTACACTAGCTTTGGAAAAAACTCCAGGAAATTTTTGGTAGGGGGCAATTCTAAAATGTGTTTATCATacttataaaagttatattcgATAATGAAAAAAAGGGCCCTAGCACGAAAATAAAAAGTGGACCTTCAAAAGAAATTTGTTATCTACTAATTCACACTAGGTCTAACACTCATATTCAAatatactagtttttttttaaacaaataatgaCCACGCGTGTCGAAcaaggtcttattaaatgaaaacgcaTTCAATTATATAATGcaagaaaacccaaaaaaatatactttttagaaatataattagcttgtgtgtgtatatatatatatatatatttcctacattttgataattataataaattgtttgtgatcaatatatataataatttgaaagaaaataaatttttcaCAAACAGTTCCactattaatgtattatataattacatatctaAACCACAAAAGTTTTTTGTTAAACTATACTTCATTCTTTCTATTTAAATCAAGAACAAATCAAGTTTTTTTAATCTCTCAACGgaaaaatttatctcaaaattaatgtttCAATGACCAATGACATCCAAATAATAAGCTTATGACAATATAGGtaacatttgtatttatttcttacttataaaaaaaattacaaatatatcatttaaattttgaaaaaaattacattatacTAAAGTTAAAGTGGGGGCAGCTGACCCCGCTGCCCCCAAGCTACAGCGGTCCCTGCTTAAATTATTATAACTTcaaattaatctaaattaataaataatgtttgctaaaaagttatttataaataatccTATATGCTAAAGTTGTGCGTAATCATTAGTCAATACATTTTTGAACCTCTGACTTGACCATTTTCACACTTCTGGTCTTaatctttaaatttaaaatgtcTCAATCTTCATGTAGCAAACCAAGTGGTCCGGTCAGGCGGTCATATCCTAACATATATCATAGCTACTTAGCATGTAGCACAACATAATTTGATTCACACACCATGTATCCTTGGAACACAATGCCTAAAGATCTATGAATTACTCTATTACCATTTCGAGTTACTTTCCTCTAGGGTTTTAAACTATTATCGTATAcataatgtaattatatatatattatatatatatatatatagttctaaTTAGGGATAAGCAAAATATGCATTATAAAATATTGGTTCATATGGGACCGAAATTAGTATTTAGCTTTGATGATTTTTTGAGACCGGTATGGTACGTTCTCTTACCTATCCCTActtccaattttattaaataaatctCAAATTGTCGTTAAAGAACATCTCACAAAGTATTTGATCTTTTGTTTtgaaatacaaatttttaagtAGAGTAATGAATCCGTCATATTAAAATTTaaggaaaattacacttttggttcctgaacttgacacatttttcacttttagtcactaaactttaaaaattgcaaattatacactgaacttgacatattttttcacttttggtcactgcatcaactttgttagtttttctccgttaacttgcccagattcgttaattttttttcacttttcgtccttcccattattccataactaaaatcgataatcaGTCCAACTTCATgtcttatatattgttttggccgattaatgaaaatacatattcatttattatgttttgagacaatttttttatgtttacagttACTATCTATTGGTTATAGTTTGattagatgaaataattgttattgaaatttttatttataaagataaatctatttagtgactatgtttgaattttgagtcttcttatgtctactttaaccgtaaatttttttttgtgtgttatataaacttatatagtttttcttaattcattttattaactattaataaacgaaaataaaaaaatgatattgtaatgtttatcTGAAGTAACGTGTTGTAGGTTTTTCTGATAATCTATAACGCCTTATGatttaaccataaatatttttatctgtgttatataaatttgttataaacatataataatgaactaatttttaaatatacttttcattgatttaatttacaccaactattatatattacaaataaaaatgtttagagttaaagttaaaagtaaaaatactaagaaaaaatcaaaataataacatttaaaattggacgaataaggtatatataaaaaaattaggtaaattacacttttcatcactgaagtttgtcgattatcgattttagttataCAATAATGGGAAGGATgagaagtgaaaaaaaaaactaaactgaagtttgtcgattatcgattttagcTATACAATAATGGGAaagatgaaaagtgaaaaaaaaactaacgaatctgGGCAACTTAATGGAGCAAAACTAACGAAACCGAGCGatgtgaccaaaagtgaaaaaaagtgacaagttcagtgtataatttacaatttttgaagtttagtaactaaaaatgaaaaacgtgtCGAGTTTAGAGACTAAAAGTATAATTTTtcctaaaatttattttatctttcttctcttttatttttcattgatgGGATAGGCACTTAAAATTATGAcgtcaaatcaaaatattaattttatatccAAAATTGCATCGCTATAAAAAGATGGTTGGTTTTCCATTTGTAGTGTTTTTAGGGCTTGGGTAATGGTAGTGACGAATGTGAGGGtggaaaatgaaaatagcaACTTCATAGAAAGATGATATATCTTCTTAAATTACTCTAAAAGTTCTACTTACAAGATAAAAAGTAAGCAGGGGATTTTTTTCAAGTTGTTTTTAGCTTTAGGCCTTGAAGGATCAAGTTATGAACATCTAACTTTTGGATTAAATCCAAAAGTTGATATTTGAATCTTTACCTTAGTATTTAATCCAAGGGCTGAGATCTCTTTAACATAACATAACTAGTCTTCATGTTAGGGAACTTGAGAGAATCTCCTCCTTAAAAAgtaagattaaaaaagaaaataaatgaaatcacatgttatatttataaggttctaagaggatttttaatattggtaaggattaatcattttccttttggATTTGCGTTGCGATTTTGAAGATCACGTTTTCGTTGTTATTTTTTAAGAACGGGAAATCAATTGGTTAAAATGATATTTCGATAGTTTCTGGTCGctcaaattgttttttaaaagaaaatctaaATTAATCTGCCGTCCCGTATTGGTATAATCATAGCTTTATCCTAAACGTATTTGACTCTTTCTTTCCATTATATCTAGAGTAAACAACAATAATACAAAATTAGATTGTATGTCACGTCCTactaaatatattaatcaaactGTAATCATTGTTCATTTGGtttgatttttcaaatgatttgaaaacattcTTGGTGACTTTGAAGTATAGCCCtgttcactttttattttattttctggaTTCTTAAAAATTATTCTTTCATTACCACAAACCCCTGTAGGTGTAAAAGtgattcacacacacacacacacaaaatggCATCagattctctttttttttttcttgcagACAACCTGTTTGATAAAAAGCCCCactgaaaaaaaaataacataaaaatttatCATTAATGTTTAACTTAACACCAAGAAACATTAACTTTTATTATTGGGCCATGagattatatcaaatatatctTGTGCATTCAAAgacatgattttttaaatatattttgaattgTTGTAATACAGATATGAGAAAGAGCATGtgctttacatttttttattttatgtatataaaaaaaaggctTCAAGTTTTAtgctttttctttataaaaacttaaaaagctTCAAATTTTATGCTTATCATTTTCTGGGTATGTCATATAATTTAGAAGTTTTGACTGGGCAATATGGGTCTGTTTAAAGCTTTAGTTAAGTTCAGATAttgacaagaaaaaaaataatattatttttactataaagtttataagtttcTTTGTCAAAGAATTGGTCACATGTTTGACCTGGACTTGCTGGTTTAAAAGGAATGGAACCACTTTAAATTTTCATATGTCTAgttgattataaaaatttaaatttctgTTTGCTTTAACTTACTTCACATGTTTCTTGATACTTTTTAAAGCAACACCATTTATGGTGATTTTTCATTAGTGGTCTGCAACTCATCACCGGTCTATTTTCCGGTGACTTTAGGCCAACTTTTCTGGCTTTCGTGTTCGTAATCGTAAACCCGTGTCTCGTTTGTTCCTACAAAAGAAGTTTGAAGGTTTTAAAGTGAAACCCAATtcaaagtttcaatctttttacTGTTTCAACATGGCATATGCAAATTCAAGATCAGTCAGGTATTTACTTCTTCAGAATTCGGTCAACTTTCGGTATTTGTTGTTTTGTAGTAATTGCTGTTTCATGTTTATGCTTTTAATGTAAGCCATTTAATTGAATTAGCTTAGTTTATAATTGTGTTGACTTGGTCAAATTCTTGAATTAGCTTAGTATATTGGCATTTCAACatttttggttttgatatgATGCTCTAGtttttattagtattagttATGGAATATTTACAACTTGGGCTAGTAAGAATTTTGAAATTGAATGAATTCTGTAGATTTCAAGATGATGCTGGGCTATTAAAACTTCCTCCtatgaaaaaagataatttgtttaaagttaaatacaATCTTGATGGCAAGCAAATTCCGGAGCAAAGAATTGAAGAAAACAGACAATCGTTGAAATCAAAGGTTCTATCTCGAGTTTTCTCTGAAGATTATGAGAGGGAGAAAAGGAAAATCTTGGATCCTAGAGGGCATACAATTCGAAAGTGGAACCATATTTTCTTGATAGCATGTTTAATCTCCTTGTTTGTTGACCCTTTATTCTTTTACTTGCCATCTGTCCGTACCGAGAACGTTTGCATCCATATCGGGATTACCCTTGAGATCGGTCTTACTATTGTGAGGTCAATAGCAGATCTTTTTTACATGTTTCATATCTACGTTAGGTTTCGTACTGCCTATGTGGCACCATCTTCTCGTGTTTTTGGAAGAGGCGAACTTGTTATAGACTCTTCCAAGATTGCTAAAAAGTACATCAGAGGAGGTCTTTGGATTGACGTCCTTGCTGCTCTGCCTCTTCCACAGGTATACAACTTTTCAAGCTCATAGTTTTtgtaagttttataaaaatgccTAGCTCCTAACCGTTTAATTTTTGTGGTTATGAAGCTGCTAATCTGGGTGATCATACCGAGTCTAAGTGGCTCAACCATGGCTAACACAAAGAACGTTCTTCGGTTCATTATAATCTTCCAATACCTCCCGAGACTCTATCTTATATTTCCTTTAACATCACAAATCGTCGGGGCTACAGGTGTTGTCACTGAAACAGCATGGGCTGGAGCTGCTTATAATCTGATGTTATTCATGTTAGCAAGTCATGTAATCCTCCAACCAACCTTATCAAGAATACATaattcaaaactaaaaattttatattaacaaTTTTGTTGATGCAGGTTTTAGGAGCTTCTTGGTATGTTTTATCGATAGAGAGACAAGAAGCCTGTTGGAGAGACCTGTGCATTCGTGAGGATCCAACTTGTGAGGATAAGTTCTTTGACTGTGAAAGATTTCATGACAATAACAGAAAAACTTGGTTCCAATCAAGTAATATCTCAAAGCAATGTGTCCCCACAAGTGGATTTTACCCGTTTGGTATCTATGGTGAAGCTGTCACATCGGAAGTTACATCAGCTTTGTTCTTCAACAAGTACTTCTATTGTCTTTGGTTTGGCTTGAAGAACCTCAGGTAACTTCTTGGATATTCACAACGATATTCGTTACACTATTTTGGTCCAAATACAGACCTGAAACTCACTAATGCTTTCGTCCCTTCACCATATGTAGTTCTCTGGGACAGAATCTTTCAACGACTACATATGTTGGAGAAATCCTTTATGCAATCATTATAGCTACCGTGGGGCTAGTTCTCTTTGCTTTGTTGATCGGAAATATGCAGGTAggttaacattaataattatattcttCCATTCCGTGGTCCTTCCTTCTAATATACTCTATGATAACTAGAGGTGCGACGATGCACAGGGCAGACAAGTTGGgcaacgggtcaaaatgggtcattTTTTTGTACTAGTCAAATTGGTTTGGGTCGAACTGACCTGTAAAAACCATCATACAGATGAAATTAATACTAATATTGTTTAGGTAAATGGATTTAGAAGGTTGAGGACATTGGCTCATACTTTGGACGACTTCTAATTCAGTTGACCCACTGGGCCTATTTTATTTTAGccaagtttttaaaaattcaattaaaTTGGTGGAAATTGACTTCCTTGACAGTAACATGAATGATCTGATGGTGTAAATCTTTATTTAGACATATCTTCAATCAACAACCATCCGCTTAGAAGAATGGAGGATCAGGAGAACTGATACAGAACAATGGATGCGTCACCGGCAACTGCCACCTGATCTCCGGCAAGCTGTTCGTAGATACGATCAGTACAAATGGGTGGCTACCCGAGGAGTTGACGAAGAATCTCTTCTCAAAGACCTTCCTCTAGACCTTCGACGAGATATCAAACGGCACCTTTGCTATGACCTAGTTCGACGAGTAAGTTCTACAGATACCAATAGCATATAACTTTAATCTTCAAATCTATATATCACTTAATGATGAATGTTTATATTGATGATCTAGGTTCCGTTGTTTGATCAAATGGACGAAAGGATGCTTGACGCGATATGTGAGCGCCTAAAACCATCATTGTGTACACAAGGCACATGTTTGGTCAGGGAGGGTGATCCAGTGGACGAAATGTTATTTATTATTCGTGGAAACCTTGATTCATACACTACAAATGGTGGCCGAACAGGGTTTTTCAACTCGTGTAAAATTGGTCCTGGTGACTTTTGTGGTGAGGAGCTTCTAACGTGGGCCTTAGACCCACGACCAAGTGTCGTGATTCCCTCCTCTACTCGAACAGTAAAAGCCATTTCTGAAGTAGAAGCTTTTGCACTCATTGCTGAGGATTTAAAGTTTGTTGCATCACAGTATAGAAGATTGCATAGTAAACAACTAAGGCATAAGTTCCGGTTTTATAGCCACCAGTGGCGTACTTGGGCAGCTTGTTTCGTGCAAGCTGCATGGAGGAGGTATAAACGAAGGAAATGTGCAAGTGAACTCAGGGCTCTTGAGAGTTTTGCCAGTGTTGATTATGAGCCAAATGTTAGTCCACCAATGCACATGGGTCAAAAGGTTGGACCCGAGCCAGGGTTTGGCGCTCATAGCGCGAGTACAAGGAGATCTGGGAACTTACACTCGGGGTCGAAATCAAGTAGTGTTAGCTCCTTACAGAAACCAACTGAACCTGATTTTTCAGTAGAAGAATGATTCATTACAGATAGAAACACTTTATAGATAGAgagcaaaataaaaaaaaataaaaaaaatttgagtaTATCTCAATACTTAACTTcattacaaaaattattaaatatcttttttctgAAACTTCATAAAAGAGTTGACCTTTGATGTTTGAAGATAAATAGAAAGTAACTTTAGGAAAGCTGTGAGAGATGAAGTaggttcaaaacttcaaattgtAAAtagatatgattattgtacttgTAAATTTGGTTGACACAGCATCTATTTTAATTAATTCTGTGTTTGTGTATTTACTATTTTACTGTATGGTAAATTTTGTGTTTGGATTTGTGTTTTAAAGTGTTGATAATTTTACatgaatatataaacataatccTTTCTTCTAGTTATCAATCGCGATACTGGATTTCATGTatccattttcttctttttcacttTAGCCAATATGAGTTTACCTGGTACTGGGGAATTTCTCATCTATATATTGCTTGACACCAAAAAGATCCTTAAACGTTGGCCCAATTTTCAGTAAGATGTATTGGGCCACTTTGAGTTTACATTTCAACGTGATGGACCAAGTGTGACAAATTGTGAGGCACATATTTAGCCTAATCTCTTTGTAATTAGAAGAAGTTGTACAAATATGCAAAGGCAATATGCAAGGGGCGTTTGGTAAGAGGAAATCattgagaatgaaaatgtaataaagaatggaaataataggaaagagaatgagtatttgaaaaaagaataattacattgtttggtaacaacagagaatcataataagagaaatctaaaaaataaacaaattaatatgaaattattttttaacaaaaactaattataatatcataatataaataattaaaattaataattaaatacatgagaaaaaaagaaaaaaaaggtaatttgatTCCATTCTTCACCATTTTGGAAGGAATCATGAGAATGGAAATGATTCCCCCTTCTACTTcttcatttccattctcttatgtaaccaaacaagggaagtgattctcattccatttccacCATTTCTATTCCACCCTACCAAACACTCCCAACAGTAAATAATAAATACTCCATAGATCATTagaatgaattaaaaaaaattaattggataatttttttgtttatatatttgatgttgTTGGTTTAAACAACATACACACACAATCGTTATCCATTTCATGTTAAATGTTCAATTTTAacttatcaagttctttttttCAACATTGACATTAAAAGgatttgtttgtattattatttacattagTTACATTCTTCATATATCATCTTTACATTGTTTAACAACGTTGAAGTGACTTGAATTTGTTATATAGGGTCGTCTAACTTTTATCAATGGTTATGAtgacaaataagtaaataactgCTAATAGAAAGTTATTTTGTTAAAAGCGGTGATATACATATGATGCATGAGAACATAATGTAATTGTAGTGATGTGTAAAGTTTTACTTTCTGTCTTTGTTAAAAcagattttcatgataaattaataaacgtTTTTAAATGTGATGAAATTGCAATTTTAATTAcaatttcaataagtcaaaatgTTGACAGATTTTCTTATTTAGAACTTGACTGCATCGACATACTCGTCAAACATAGCCAGCCTTTAAAATTCGGCCATCTGGCACCCAAGTCAAAATCCAAGTGCTCTCTCAACAAATTTTGACTCCCTTATTTTCTTCGAAAACCTAAAAATTGCAGGGATGTTATTCttatactaaaataaataaaataaagtttttttcaacataaaatGGTTAACGTAACTtagattaaataataataataattttgaatttagtgttaaaataatattaacatgCATATTGCATATCAAAAATCATTCGAATTCCATTTCGATCTTATTATATAATACCTCTTTCGAAAACTTCTTTAATGATTTTAGTTAACTCTTACCCAATTTACTATAAACAATTTTGTTAATCTAGCCATGGTTTCCCGCAGGATAAAAATCTAGTATGACAGTGGAGGAACTAAGTGGTTGCCAAGAGTGACCATGACAAacccataatttttataaaactctaTACTTCTAGTaatatttttaagtattattcAATTTTAAGGTAATGGGCAACCCAAAAATAGTGTAATTGAATTTTATAGTTAAAGTTTACACTTATTAGTATCATGAAAAATGTTCAGCGACCCCAAAATAAAAATCTTGGCTCCGTCACTGTAGTAAGATATATATACCATCTTCGTGTTTTGATAGTCGGATGTTGGACGTCCATCTTAGAGTCCATTCGTAAatacttgaattttttttaataaatggtACTTGCATTTATATGTTCGTAAAAATTGTGTCAAGAAAAAGCCAAAATGAATGTGATCCCAATTGCATTTTTGGAAAATCCCAAAATCTTTCATATCGCCCCCGCACGAGAGTATCTTGTTTAAGCTACATACATTTATACACTTTTCGGATAAGATGAAAAGAGAaaatctctttgaacatttacCTATTTACTTGAATATTTAGTTGTACACGATTATTGGCTTAAGGCCTTTGGTGTATACCAAAACATGTTGCGTTGGTACTATTTTAACAGTCATACACATCAAATATAAAATGAGGATTGAAGTATTAAActcaccttttattttatttattttattttttggttgaaTTAGAGTCAAGTTAAACTCAACTTGTCTCATTCTCTTCGTTTAATTTTTACTTCGATCAATTCAGTCTCATTGATTTTCACTGCACGTGCATGCGAAATGACTTGTCAAGTCGTGAGTTTCTAGCTTCTACCACCCTTTTTGCCACCCAAAGAGTAAAGTGTCAAATTCGGTACGAAACTTATAAGTCAAGATGTAAGACTTTCTGTAGTATTAGTTTAAATTGTGATCTACTGATcattattttttgaatgtttttaatttaaattatggGGGTAACAAGTATGTTGCTAGAAGCAACATACTTTCATGATTTTGTGAGAGAAGGAGaagattttgtatttatacatGTGATTTTCATGAGGGGAAGTTTGTGAGGAGAAAACATGTTTCTTCCCTACTGTTATAAGCATGTTGGTTTTTCCCTTAAATTATTGTTCAACTTGGATAAACATAATGATCAGTTGGTgatggatgaaaaaaaaaagtaatatgaTGCTGATATAAGTTACCCGATACATTAAAAGCAATAGTGCAAAACGATGGATCAAATTCAGTGGGAAGCTTATTATGCAACGTTTATAAGGTGGAAActttaaataagaaaaca harbors:
- the LOC122605794 gene encoding protein CNGC15b — its product is MAYANSRSVRFQDDAGLLKLPPMKKDNLFKVKYNLDGKQIPEQRIEENRQSLKSKVLSRVFSEDYEREKRKILDPRGHTIRKWNHIFLIACLISLFVDPLFFYLPSVRTENVCIHIGITLEIGLTIVRSIADLFYMFHIYVRFRTAYVAPSSRVFGRGELVIDSSKIAKKYIRGGLWIDVLAALPLPQLLIWVIIPSLSGSTMANTKNVLRFIIIFQYLPRLYLIFPLTSQIVGATGVVTETAWAGAAYNLMLFMLASHVLGASWYVLSIERQEACWRDLCIREDPTCEDKFFDCERFHDNNRKTWFQSSNISKQCVPTSGFYPFGIYGEAVTSEVTSALFFNKYFYCLWFGLKNLSSLGQNLSTTTYVGEILYAIIIATVGLVLFALLIGNMQTYLQSTTIRLEEWRIRRTDTEQWMRHRQLPPDLRQAVRRYDQYKWVATRGVDEESLLKDLPLDLRRDIKRHLCYDLVRRVPLFDQMDERMLDAICERLKPSLCTQGTCLVREGDPVDEMLFIIRGNLDSYTTNGGRTGFFNSCKIGPGDFCGEELLTWALDPRPSVVIPSSTRTVKAISEVEAFALIAEDLKFVASQYRRLHSKQLRHKFRFYSHQWRTWAACFVQAAWRRYKRRKCASELRALESFASVDYEPNVSPPMHMGQKVGPEPGFGAHSASTRRSGNLHSGSKSSSVSSLQKPTEPDFSVEE